The Oncorhynchus tshawytscha isolate Ot180627B linkage group LG05, Otsh_v2.0, whole genome shotgun sequence genome includes a window with the following:
- the depdc1a gene encoding DEP domain-containing protein 1A isoform X2, producing the protein MMSSHIVTPGPYRATKLWNEVTKLFKAGMPLRKHRQHFRVYGNCFTAIAAVDWLHELLRYNSNFGPDVTRQQTIQLLKKFLKNHVIEDVKGRWGSEDLEDNSHLYRFASTSPLKPIPHRPPVSGPASVKKSFSMKEKEGFFKCRTSKKPGKETTENVDPSKQDMETEPVIEVVQARALTEEDIQDVWRGITLTHLQKTLGLTALEDVLDPRHINSQNIVYNMTNVNKHGVVTLEDKTDDLPHWVLSAMKCLANWPKYDSNQPSYPGFERDVFKTVSDYFYSLPQPLLTFEYYELFVNILGLLQPQLERVAIEALQLCTLLLPPASRRKLQLLMRMISRMSQNVDMPRLHDAIGTRTLMVHTFSRCVLGCEEEVDLDELLATRLVSFLMDHHQEILQVPVYLQNAVQDHLVYLRKVQITYPGSGGVEAPMPIYSFCRQISTEEFEEQKLSVSQAAIADLLESLVKDKNMSVKDKKKKLKQFQRQYTDIYTHRFPTTASEAQLFEDKPKIKPPMLISMKKPKAFGIRN; encoded by the exons ATGATGAGTTCTCATATTGTCACTCCTGGGCCTTATAGGGCGACAAAACTG TGGAATGAAGTCACAAAGCTATTCAAGGCAGGGATGCCTCTGCGGAAACACCGACAACACTTCAGAGTATATGGGAACTGTTTTACTGCCATAGCAGCTGTCGACTGGCTACACGAACTGCTCAGGTACAATAGTAACTTTGGACCAGATGTCACCAGACAACAGACTATCCAACTGCTGAAGAAGTTCCTCAAAAATCATGTGATCGAGGATGTGAAGGGCAGATGGGGTTCAGAAGATTTGGAAGACAACAGCCATCTCTACAG GTTTGCTTCAACATCTCCTTTGAAACCAATTCCCCATCGCCCACCTGTGTCAGGGCCTGCATCAGTAAAGAAGAGTTTCTCAATGAAAGAAAAGGAAGGCTTCTTCAAATGTAGGACTTCCAAGAAACCTGGCAAGGAGACTACA GAAAATGTGGATCCATCAAAACAAGATATGGAGACTGAGCCTGTGATTGAAGTGGTCCAGGCCAGAGCACTAACAGAGGAAGATATTCAGGATGTTTGGAGAGGCATCACTCTCACACA CCTTCAGAAAACATTGGGATTGACTGCGCTTGAGGATGTTTTGGATCCAAGACACATCAATTCTCAAAACATTGTGTACAACATGACCAATGTGAACAAGCATGGGGTTGTTACACTTGAGGACAAGACTG ATGACCTCCCACACTGGGTCTTGTCTGCAATGAAATGTCTTGCAAACT GGCCGAAGTATGATTCCAACCAGCCATCCTATCCTGGGTTTGAGAGGGATGTGTTTAAAACCGTCTCTGACTACTTCTACAGCCTCCCTCAGCCACTTCTTACATTTGAGTACTATGAGTTGTTTGTCAACATCTTGG GTCTCCTCCAGCCTCAGTTGGAGCGGGTGGCCATTGAGGCTCTGCAGCTCTGCACCCTGTTGCTGCCCCCTGCCAGCCGGAGGAAGCTCCAGCTGCTGATGAGAATGATCTCCCGGATGAGTCAGAATGTGGACATGCCTCGGCTCCATGACGCCATAGGAACACGCACATTG ATGGTCCATACCTTCTCCCGCTGCGTGCTGGGCTGTGAGGAAGAAGTGGACCTGGATGAGCTTCTGGCCACCAGACTGGTCTCCTTCCTCATGGATCACCACCAGGAGATACTCCAGGTGCCAGTCTATCTGCAGAACGCTGTCCAAGACCACCTGGTATACCTCAGAAAAGTACAG ATAACCTACCCAGGTAGTGGTGGTGTGGAGGCCCCCATGCCCATCTACTCCTTCTGCAGACAGATCAGTACCGAGGAGTTTGAGGAGCAGAAGCTGAGTGTGTCCCAGGCTGCCATTGCTGACCTGCTGGAGAGCCTGGTCAAAGACAAGAACATGTCTGTGAAGGATAAGAAGAAGAAGCTCAAGCAG TTTCAGAGGCAGTATACAGACATTTACACTCACCGATTTCCAACGACTGCGAGCGAGGCGCAGCTTTTTGAAGATAAACCAAAGATCAAACCTCCAATGCTGATAAGTATGAAAAAACCAAAAGCTTTTGGAATTAGAAATTGA
- the depdc1a gene encoding DEP domain-containing protein 1A isoform X1, giving the protein MMSSHIVTPGPYRATKLWNEVTKLFKAGMPLRKHRQHFRVYGNCFTAIAAVDWLHELLRYNSNFGPDVTRQQTIQLLKKFLKNHVIEDVKGRWGSEDLEDNSHLYRFASTSPLKPIPHRPPVSGPASVKKSFSMKEKEGFFKCRTSKKPGKETTENVDPSKQDMETEPVIEVVQARALTEEDIQDVWRGITLTHLQKTLGLTALEDVLDPRHINSQNIVYNMTNVNKHGVVTLEDKTDDLPHWVLSAMKCLANWPKYDSNQPSYPGFERDVFKTVSDYFYSLPQPLLTFEYYELFVNILVLCGYIVAPKTQRGKRKNQEDPSYPQPAKNPHMNGAVNLFKSTECLLLSLIRKEAFEEGDSPMREVFSSKAQSTFAALKTGCAGRVPQMGLTGRRASSGDVLGGNSPSLVRSESSGTSSVRLRRPSSCSLERILDESAKSDSYAQHKLFQSTESLVSCKSNSGSKYSTQPQNKTDSLSVLDSYPYSEPQVFVTMATPSCNSSSGVMSVEGSTHSSKSEGARSSISLPMDTLSVSQKPKRPRSIGTCLDIAEHRGMSASCFSINAPVAEITVKPDSSSTVGLRGPSLLNLRASSMDLRDLRAGPSVSRRCQSSLDLSRPTLALPSVFTYARRLSSEQSLLQPQLERVAIEALQLCTLLLPPASRRKLQLLMRMISRMSQNVDMPRLHDAIGTRTLMVHTFSRCVLGCEEEVDLDELLATRLVSFLMDHHQEILQVPVYLQNAVQDHLVYLRKVQITYPGSGGVEAPMPIYSFCRQISTEEFEEQKLSVSQAAIADLLESLVKDKNMSVKDKKKKLKQFQRQYTDIYTHRFPTTASEAQLFEDKPKIKPPMLISMKKPKAFGIRN; this is encoded by the exons ATGATGAGTTCTCATATTGTCACTCCTGGGCCTTATAGGGCGACAAAACTG TGGAATGAAGTCACAAAGCTATTCAAGGCAGGGATGCCTCTGCGGAAACACCGACAACACTTCAGAGTATATGGGAACTGTTTTACTGCCATAGCAGCTGTCGACTGGCTACACGAACTGCTCAGGTACAATAGTAACTTTGGACCAGATGTCACCAGACAACAGACTATCCAACTGCTGAAGAAGTTCCTCAAAAATCATGTGATCGAGGATGTGAAGGGCAGATGGGGTTCAGAAGATTTGGAAGACAACAGCCATCTCTACAG GTTTGCTTCAACATCTCCTTTGAAACCAATTCCCCATCGCCCACCTGTGTCAGGGCCTGCATCAGTAAAGAAGAGTTTCTCAATGAAAGAAAAGGAAGGCTTCTTCAAATGTAGGACTTCCAAGAAACCTGGCAAGGAGACTACA GAAAATGTGGATCCATCAAAACAAGATATGGAGACTGAGCCTGTGATTGAAGTGGTCCAGGCCAGAGCACTAACAGAGGAAGATATTCAGGATGTTTGGAGAGGCATCACTCTCACACA CCTTCAGAAAACATTGGGATTGACTGCGCTTGAGGATGTTTTGGATCCAAGACACATCAATTCTCAAAACATTGTGTACAACATGACCAATGTGAACAAGCATGGGGTTGTTACACTTGAGGACAAGACTG ATGACCTCCCACACTGGGTCTTGTCTGCAATGAAATGTCTTGCAAACT GGCCGAAGTATGATTCCAACCAGCCATCCTATCCTGGGTTTGAGAGGGATGTGTTTAAAACCGTCTCTGACTACTTCTACAGCCTCCCTCAGCCACTTCTTACATTTGAGTACTATGAGTTGTTTGTCAACATCTTGG TTTTATGTGGCTACATTGTGGCTCCTAAAACTCAAAGAGGAAAGCGAAAAAACCAAGAGGATCCCAGCTACCCCCAGCCTGCCAAAAACCCTCACATGAACGGTGCTGTTAACCTGTTCAAATCAACGGAATGTCTGTTGTTGAGCTTAATTCGGAAAGAGGCTTTTGAAGAGGGCGACTCACCAATGAGAGAGGTGTTCAGCTCAAAGGCCCAGTCCACGTTTGCAGCTCTGAAGACGGGCTGTGCCGGGAGGGTCCCCCAGATGGGTCTGACAGGCCGAAGGGCCAGTTCTGGGGATGTCCTGGGAGGCAACTCTCCGAGTCTTGTACGGTCAGAGAGCAGTGGCACCTCTTCAGTTAGGCTCAGAAGACCCAGTAGTTGTTCCCTGGAGAGAATCCTGGATGAATCAGCTAAGTCTGACTCATACGCCCAACACAAGTTGTTCCAGTCTACAGAGAGTCTGGTGTCCTGCAAAAGTAACAGTGGCAGCAAGTACAGCACCCAACCTCAGAATAaaactgactctctgtctgttttaGACAGCTACCCTTACTCTGAACCCCAAGTCTTTGTCACCATGGCAACTCCCAGTTGCAACAGCAGTTCAGGTGTGATGTCTGTAGAGGGTAGCACTCACAGCTCCAAAAGCGAGGGTGCCAGAAGCAGCATCTCGCTACCAATGGACACCCTCTCAGTCAGTCAGAAGCCCAAGCGCCCTAGGAGCATTGGTACCTGTTTGGATATAGCTGAGCACAGAGGGATGTCTGCCAGCTGTTTCAGTATTAACGCCCCTGTAGCAGAGATCACCGTGAAGCCAGACTCCTCCTCCACTGTTGGCCTGAGGGGTCCCAGTCTGCTTAACCTGAGGGCCAGCAGCATGGACCTCCGAGACCTCAGAGCTGGACCTTCTGTTAGCAGGCGCTGTCAGAGCTCTCTGGACCTGTCCAGGCCAACCCTTGCTCTGCCCTCTGTGTTCACTTATGCACGCCGTCTGAGTTCCGAGCAAA GTCTCCTCCAGCCTCAGTTGGAGCGGGTGGCCATTGAGGCTCTGCAGCTCTGCACCCTGTTGCTGCCCCCTGCCAGCCGGAGGAAGCTCCAGCTGCTGATGAGAATGATCTCCCGGATGAGTCAGAATGTGGACATGCCTCGGCTCCATGACGCCATAGGAACACGCACATTG ATGGTCCATACCTTCTCCCGCTGCGTGCTGGGCTGTGAGGAAGAAGTGGACCTGGATGAGCTTCTGGCCACCAGACTGGTCTCCTTCCTCATGGATCACCACCAGGAGATACTCCAGGTGCCAGTCTATCTGCAGAACGCTGTCCAAGACCACCTGGTATACCTCAGAAAAGTACAG ATAACCTACCCAGGTAGTGGTGGTGTGGAGGCCCCCATGCCCATCTACTCCTTCTGCAGACAGATCAGTACCGAGGAGTTTGAGGAGCAGAAGCTGAGTGTGTCCCAGGCTGCCATTGCTGACCTGCTGGAGAGCCTGGTCAAAGACAAGAACATGTCTGTGAAGGATAAGAAGAAGAAGCTCAAGCAG TTTCAGAGGCAGTATACAGACATTTACACTCACCGATTTCCAACGACTGCGAGCGAGGCGCAGCTTTTTGAAGATAAACCAAAGATCAAACCTCCAATGCTGATAAGTATGAAAAAACCAAAAGCTTTTGGAATTAGAAATTGA
- the LOC112250987 gene encoding retinal Mueller cells isomerohydrolase isoform X1 — MVSRIEHPAGGYKKIFETCEELNEPIPAVVVGVIPEWLSGSLLRLGPGLFEVGAEPFYHLFDGQALMHKFDLKNGHVTYYRKFVKTDAYVRAMTEKRVVITEFGTAAYPDPCKNIFSRFFTYFKGIEVTDNCLVNVYPVGEDFYACTETNYITKVDPDTLETLKRVDLCDYLSVNGVTAHPHIESDGTVYNIGNCFGKNMSLAYNIVKIPPTPKDKSDPIAKSKVLVQLPSSERFKPSYVHSFGMTENYFVFVETPVKINLLKFLTAWSIWGTNYMDCFESNETMGTWFHLATKDPAEYIEHKFRTSAFNLFHHINSYEDDGFIIVDLCTWKGHEFVYNYLYLANLRENWEEVKKAAMRAPQPEVRRYVLPMDVHKEEQGKNLISLPYTTATAVMRSDGTIWLEPEVLFSGPRQAFEFPQINYSKFSGKNYSYAYGLGLNHFIPDRICKLNVKTKDTWVWQEPDSYPSEPIFVQTPDSVEEDDGVLLSIVVNPGADQRPGYLLILNARDLTEIARAEVEVIIPVTFHGMYKP, encoded by the exons ATGGTTAGTCG AATTGAGCATCCGGCTGGTGGCTACAAGAAAATCTTTGAGACATGTGAAGAGTTGAATGAGCCCATTCCTGCTGTGGTTGTAG GTGTGATCCCAGAATGGCTGAGCGGCAGTCTGTTGCGTCTTGGACCCGGCCTGTTTGAGGTGGGGGCTGAGCCTTTCTACCACCTCTTTGATGGCCAGGCCCTCATGCACAAGTTTGACCTAAAGAACGGCCATGTGACATACTATCGGAA ATTTGTCAAAACAGATGCCTATGTGCGAGCCATGACAGAGAAAAGAGTGGTCATCACGGAGTTCGGAACAGCAGCCTACCCAGATCCTTGCAAAAATATATTCTCAAG GTTTTTCACCTACTTCAAAGGGATTGAGGTGACAGATAATTGCTTAGTGAACGTGTACCCTGTTGGTGAGGATTTCTATGCCTGCACAGAAACCAACTACATCACCAAAGTGGACCCAGACACACTGGAGACTCTGAAAAGG GTGGACCTGTGTGACTACCTCTCGGTCAATGGCGTGACGGCTCATCCACACATTGAAAGTGATGGAACGGTGTACAACATTGGGAACTGTTTTGGGAAGaatatgtcactggcctacaacaTTGTCAAAATTCCTCCCACACCAAAAG ACAAGTCAGATCCCATTGCAAAGTCCAAGGTTCTTGTGCAGCTCCCCAGCAGTGAGAGATTCAAGCCCTCCTATGTTCACAG CTTTGGAATGACAGAGAACTACTTTGTCTTCGTTGAGACTCCAGTGAAGATAAACCTTCTAAAATTCTTGACCGCTTGGAGCATCTGGGGCACAAATTACATGGATTGCTTTGAGTCAAACGAAACCATGGGC ACATGGTTCCATCTGGCTACAAAGGACCCAGCTGAATACATAGAGCATAAATTCAGGACTTCTGCCTTCAATCTCTTCCATCACATCAACAGCTATGAGGACGATGGCTTCATCATTGTTGACCTGTGTACTTGGAAAGG CCATGAGTTTGTCTACAACTACCTATATCTGGCCAACCTGCGGGAGAACTGGGAGGAAGTGAAGAAAGCTGCTATGAGGGCACCTCAGCCAGAGGTCCGGCGATACGTTCTGCCCATGGACGTCCACAAG GAGGAACAGGGGAAGAATCTGATATCCCTTCCGTACACCACAGCCACTGCAGTGATGCGCAGCGATGGAACCATCTGGCTGGAGCCTGAGGTTCTGTTTTCTGGACCACgacaag CTTTTGAGTTCCCTCAGATCAACTACAGTAAGTTCTCTGGGAAGAACTACAGCTATGCCTATGGACTGGGCCTGAACCACTTCATCCCTGACAGG ATCTGCAAACTGAACGTGAAGACTAAGGATACGTGGGTGTGGCAGGAGCCAGACTCTTACCCCTCAGAGCCCATCTTTGTGCAGACCCCAGATTCTGTGGAGGAAGATGACG GGGTGTTGTTGAGCATCGTGGTGAACCCTGGAGCAGACCAGAGGCCAGGGTATCTCCTCATCCTCAATGCTAGAGACCTGACAGAGATCGCACGGGCTGAGGTGGAGGTCATCATCCCTGTCACCTTCCATGGAATGTACAAGCCTTAG
- the LOC112250987 gene encoding retinal Mueller cells isomerohydrolase isoform X2, producing MHKFDLKNGHVTYYRKFVKTDAYVRAMTEKRVVITEFGTAAYPDPCKNIFSRFFTYFKGIEVTDNCLVNVYPVGEDFYACTETNYITKVDPDTLETLKRVDLCDYLSVNGVTAHPHIESDGTVYNIGNCFGKNMSLAYNIVKIPPTPKDKSDPIAKSKVLVQLPSSERFKPSYVHSFGMTENYFVFVETPVKINLLKFLTAWSIWGTNYMDCFESNETMGTWFHLATKDPAEYIEHKFRTSAFNLFHHINSYEDDGFIIVDLCTWKGHEFVYNYLYLANLRENWEEVKKAAMRAPQPEVRRYVLPMDVHKEEQGKNLISLPYTTATAVMRSDGTIWLEPEVLFSGPRQAFEFPQINYSKFSGKNYSYAYGLGLNHFIPDRICKLNVKTKDTWVWQEPDSYPSEPIFVQTPDSVEEDDGVLLSIVVNPGADQRPGYLLILNARDLTEIARAEVEVIIPVTFHGMYKP from the exons ATGCACAAGTTTGACCTAAAGAACGGCCATGTGACATACTATCGGAA ATTTGTCAAAACAGATGCCTATGTGCGAGCCATGACAGAGAAAAGAGTGGTCATCACGGAGTTCGGAACAGCAGCCTACCCAGATCCTTGCAAAAATATATTCTCAAG GTTTTTCACCTACTTCAAAGGGATTGAGGTGACAGATAATTGCTTAGTGAACGTGTACCCTGTTGGTGAGGATTTCTATGCCTGCACAGAAACCAACTACATCACCAAAGTGGACCCAGACACACTGGAGACTCTGAAAAGG GTGGACCTGTGTGACTACCTCTCGGTCAATGGCGTGACGGCTCATCCACACATTGAAAGTGATGGAACGGTGTACAACATTGGGAACTGTTTTGGGAAGaatatgtcactggcctacaacaTTGTCAAAATTCCTCCCACACCAAAAG ACAAGTCAGATCCCATTGCAAAGTCCAAGGTTCTTGTGCAGCTCCCCAGCAGTGAGAGATTCAAGCCCTCCTATGTTCACAG CTTTGGAATGACAGAGAACTACTTTGTCTTCGTTGAGACTCCAGTGAAGATAAACCTTCTAAAATTCTTGACCGCTTGGAGCATCTGGGGCACAAATTACATGGATTGCTTTGAGTCAAACGAAACCATGGGC ACATGGTTCCATCTGGCTACAAAGGACCCAGCTGAATACATAGAGCATAAATTCAGGACTTCTGCCTTCAATCTCTTCCATCACATCAACAGCTATGAGGACGATGGCTTCATCATTGTTGACCTGTGTACTTGGAAAGG CCATGAGTTTGTCTACAACTACCTATATCTGGCCAACCTGCGGGAGAACTGGGAGGAAGTGAAGAAAGCTGCTATGAGGGCACCTCAGCCAGAGGTCCGGCGATACGTTCTGCCCATGGACGTCCACAAG GAGGAACAGGGGAAGAATCTGATATCCCTTCCGTACACCACAGCCACTGCAGTGATGCGCAGCGATGGAACCATCTGGCTGGAGCCTGAGGTTCTGTTTTCTGGACCACgacaag CTTTTGAGTTCCCTCAGATCAACTACAGTAAGTTCTCTGGGAAGAACTACAGCTATGCCTATGGACTGGGCCTGAACCACTTCATCCCTGACAGG ATCTGCAAACTGAACGTGAAGACTAAGGATACGTGGGTGTGGCAGGAGCCAGACTCTTACCCCTCAGAGCCCATCTTTGTGCAGACCCCAGATTCTGTGGAGGAAGATGACG GGGTGTTGTTGAGCATCGTGGTGAACCCTGGAGCAGACCAGAGGCCAGGGTATCTCCTCATCCTCAATGCTAGAGACCTGACAGAGATCGCACGGGCTGAGGTGGAGGTCATCATCCCTGTCACCTTCCATGGAATGTACAAGCCTTAG